GAGTAGTGATCGAGAGCCTGATTCTGACGTGTGGATGTTCTCTTTGTCTTTTATCCTTCTTTTGTTTTCGTAATTACTCTGGTTTTGCTGTCTTGCTTTTTTTCATCAGCCTTGGGCGAAAATCAACTTACCATGTAAGTGATCATCTCTCATCAGTGTCCCCATATCAAAAGGAAGCAAGCAACCTTTAGGGAAAAGCATCACCATTGGAGGGATAGAGACATCGTGGGACACCTAGGACTCCTCTTCATGATCTACTGCTTCACTATAGTTTTTATTACCCGAGAATCCCATCTCTATATCTCCTTAAGGTCAATTTTGACGATAGCATCTTTAGAAGCTAAGATAGAGGAGGTGCAGCTTCTATAATTAGAGACAGTTATTTGATATTACTATTCTTGCAACTGAGTTGAAAGGAGTACAAAAGGTACCAGGTAGCTGTTATTGTGCTAAGGCAGACCATATTCTCCTAGAAGGTGACTCTAGAATCATAATTGGATAATTGGAAGCAATGGATGAGCATCCTTCAATGTTGGATATTTAGAAACTGTCCAAGACCTACACTATCTTTCAGCATGTGTATAGAAAAACCAATAAAACGGCAGATTGGGTGGCATCTTATATTACTGATTATTTAGATAGCATGTTGCAGCATAACTTGACTAATATTCCCTTTCAgtttcatgatattttattttcaaactCCATTGGATGTATGCATAGCCATCATGGGGCAATCATCAGGGAATACAAAATGTGGCATCCCATGCAAATGTGCGTCTTGAACCTTCATTGGACCTTCAGCTATGTCActatttatatttatacttATTTTCCAATACCCTTAATATATGCTTGAAGGAATCAAAACTCGTAAAATATACAACACCAAGAAAGCAAAAGAATATCAAGTCATAAGACTGGATGCAGCTTCTCTCATCCCAACATTCCATCGGGGAAGGAAGTCGGGTATGCAACACCATGTGATTGCCAAGCAAACCTCAATTTGTTGCTCGATAatacaaatcaaacaattaaACTCTCCTGCTGCGGGGATCTTCTTCGAATTGTATTGACACAAGGTTATTCCCCTTTTGCTTCTTTCCCTGTTATGAATGGATAATGCTAAAAACTGTTGATGAGAAgcaccaaaagaaagctttccACGACTTAAAATAGGTCTTTGCTTATCCTCTTTCAACAACAGATGCACCCCCCAGAATTTTGATTCCATTAGAGCATGAGGCTCTACTTCCAACTGTGATGTAACTGTAACAAAACAAATTTATGTCATATGTGTAGACCATAAATAGTGCAAGAGCTATCAAATATGAAGTCCATTCAACTTGATAAAGATGTGTCAGCAATCACTCAACTCTCAACTTGACATCAATTCAGTAACAGAGGACCATTCAGAAAACCTAAGGCAAGCAAGCCGGCAGGCGAACCTTCAATGTTGGCCTCATAGTTTGATTTTGTACAACCATGCGGTAATGATCCAAGATCCAACAGGCAAGGCTTCAAAAAAGAATAGATAGTATGATCAGCACAGAAAATCTCCACCGGGACACCATGCAACCAACCATGCATCAAAACAACCTAATTTATGTGTTAATTTGATAAAAAAGGAGGCATGCACTGTGTCCTAGTGCATGAGGCTTCTTCCATTACAAAATTTGAAGAGGATcaagtaaaaaattattttcatattttaaatcCAT
This genomic interval from Phoenix dactylifera cultivar Barhee BC4 unplaced genomic scaffold, palm_55x_up_171113_PBpolish2nd_filt_p 001650F, whole genome shotgun sequence contains the following:
- the LOC120108938 gene encoding uncharacterized protein LOC120108938 yields the protein MNVLAIRRNTLVVSISCKVGPIIGLWWVPASFQHPMNQLLASHPKNKDCTSSVFQEVTSQLEVEPHALMESKFWGVHLLLKEDKQRPILSRGKLSFGASHQQFLALSIHNRERSKRGITLCQYNSKKIPAAGEFNCLICIIEQQIEVCLAITWCCIPDFLPRWNVGMREAASSLMT